Within Pseudomonas alloputida, the genomic segment ATGGCCGCGTATCGCGATGCTGAGCTCAAGGAAGGGAAGTCGACGGCGACAGTGCGCCTCAACCTGGCGGTGATCAGCCATCTCTACACGGTGGCCACCAAGGAATGGGGTATCGAAGGACTGACCAACCCGTGCCGAGCTATCCGGATGCCCAAAGGCAGCAAGGAAAGGGATCGACGCCCGACGCCGGCCGAGCTCACCGCGCTGTACAAGGCAGCCGGCCAGATGAATGCCCAGCTTCCGGTGTTCATTGAGTTGGCGGTGGAGACGGCGATGCGCCGGTCTGAGCTGTTGATGCTGCGCCACGACCAGGTGCGCGGCAAAGTGGCCTATCTGGAAGAGACCAAGAACGGCGAGCGGCGTGCCGTGCCATTGTCCTCCCGGGCGATCGCTCTGCTGGAGGGGCTGCCCACGCCGATCGGTGGCGGCCGGTACTTCAACCTGGCCCTCAACACGATCAGCAACTACTTCCCCCGAGCCTGCATAGCCGCCGGGATTGAAGGCCTGCGCCTTCACGACTTGCGCCATGAGGCGACCAGTCGTTTCTTCGAGCGCGGCTTCACGATGATGGAGGTCGC encodes:
- a CDS encoding integrase, translating into MAYYEKRGDAWRAQIRRKGYPTLSATFDTKAEAQRWAAEIEGDMSRARFVDMREAESTTLAEALDRYLSEVTSTKKGAKQEQVRIKKWKEHKLASKGLAAIRSSDMAAYRDAELKEGKSTATVRLNLAVISHLYTVATKEWGIEGLTNPCRAIRMPKGSKERDRRPTPAELTALYKAAGQMNAQLPVFIELAVETAMRRSELLMLRHDQVRGKVAYLEETKNGERRAVPLSSRAIALLEGLPTPIGGGRYFNLALNTISNYFPRACIAAGIEGLRLHDLRHEATSRFFERGFTMMEVASITGHKTLAMLKRYTHLSPQDLAEKLG